A section of the Macaca thibetana thibetana isolate TM-01 chromosome 10, ASM2454274v1, whole genome shotgun sequence genome encodes:
- the CSDC2 gene encoding cold shock domain-containing protein C2, translating to MTSESTSPPVVPPLHSPKSPVWPTFPFHREGSRVWERGGVPPRDLPSPLPTKRTRTYSATARASAGPVFKGVCKQFSRSQGHGFITPENGSEDIFVHVSDIEGEYVPVEGDEVTYKMCPIPPKNQKFQAVEVVLTQLAPHTPHETWSGQVVGS from the exons ATGACTTCGGAGTCCACATCACCCCCAGTTGTGCCCCCGCTCCACTCCCCCAAGTCCCCAGTCTGGCCCACCTTCCCCTTCCACAGGGAGGGCAGCAGGGTCTGGGAGCGGGGTGGTGTCCCACCTCGGGACCTACCCAGCCCTCTGCCCACCAAGCGGACCAGGACCTATTCGGC GACAGCCCGGGCCTCAGCTGGCCCCGTGTTCAAGGGCGTCTGTAAGCAGTTCTCACGCTCACAGGGCCATGGCTTCATCACCCCCGAGAACGGGTCCGAGGACATCTTCGTACATGTGTCTGA CATCGAGGGGGAGTACGTGCCAGTGGAGGGCGATGAGGTGACCTACAAGATGTGCCCTATCCCGCCCAAGAACCAGAAGTTCCAGGCCGTGGAGGTGGTGCTCACTCAGCTGGCCCCCCATACTCCCCACGAGACGTGGTCTGGCCAGGTCGTGGGCTCCTAG